ATGAAATAACTAGATTATGACCTGATAAATATGATCATTCTGGGTTTCAGGAAACAGATGCAAGCTGAAAGATAACTATTTCAGCTACTATAAGCCTATGTGTTTAAAAATTACCAGATTAGTATCATTAGACTCACCCTTTAGGGTCTGACTGATTTTAAGGTTGATAAAAGTATTCAGACCAATGGCCTTTAACATCACTGAACTTTGTAAGGGCCAACTGATGAGGTTTGGTGATGGCCAATTTGTGGTGTTCACTCTTCTCTATATTGCTGAGACTTCACGTGCATTTGCAGTCTAGGTCCTGGTGACAATCCCATGTACAGGACCTGTGCAGAGTAGCCACTGAATAAGCACAAAGCTGAACTGAAGAGAAACCCCAAAAGCTGAGGACTATGGTATCAGGATTTCCAAATACAAAGGACATCTGTAGATTTAAGGAAATTTTTAGGCACAAAGTATAAGAAAGGAATTACTTGGAATGGCATTCCATTCCTCTTAAACATCTGAgggaaaattaaaaggaaaatgtagttttaaagatatttaattcCATAAGAACTAATTGTCTGGGCCTAGTTATTCGTTCTGTGAGAGGTTTGCATCTCATTTTCAATCTAAAGAGTaagtaattctttaaaaaaaaatgggacccacaggccaggtgcggtggctcctgcctgtaatcccagcactttgggaggctgaggtgggtggattacttgaggtcaggagttcaagaccagcctgaccaatgtgaaaccgtctctactaaaaatacaaaaattagctgggtgtggtggcacacacctgtgatcccagctactcaggaggctgaggcaagggaatcacctgaacctgggaggcggaggttgcagtgagccagatcgtgccactgtattccagcctgggcgacagactccaCTTTGGGATGCAAGCATACCTGTGCAGTTAAGGCCTTTCCAATAGTTCCACTGCAGCGACAAGATACTCTGAAAGTCAAGTCCTTCTGATTATGAGTATCAATTGCTTTCTCTATGTCATTCCGAAATTCTTCTTCTTGAAAGTTTTCACTTTTAGTGGTAAAATCTCTTTGCTCCAGAGTTtcttcttctatttgtttttccagCTGGCAGTCCCTATTCTCTTCTATCTTTTgcatttgttctatttttaatttctttgcaatgatgatttcattttctcccacttttctttttagttgGTTATCATCTCTCTGagaaagtttttccttttttgcatcAAGTTCAAGAAGATTTTTCCAGATTGAAATGGCATTCAACCAACTTCCTGGATCTTCATTTATAAGTCTTTGCATTTCGTTAAGTAGTTTTCCTAGATAAGAAAAATCTTGTTGATCCTGTATTGAAGCTTTAAAGGCTATCTATTACAATCATCACCCCCAAATTCCAttacctttatttctttgaatttttattaaattgctCCATGAATAACTTCACTTCCATTTGGAGTTTATATTCCATTTACCATAAGAATATTGTGCAGAATAAAGTTCATTCTTATATTGCATATATAGCATCCACACTGTGTTAAAATTTctatagaattaccatataataaCCTAGAAAGATTATTTGTGCTATGGTAATATATGTATCTCTTCAACATATACATAGACCTAGAGTGTATATCAACCCTTAAATAATGGTGATCTTGCctataaaaattaagtttttataagaaaagaataaattgaaaaacTCAGCTCAGAAACAGAGGAGCTGAATCTTGGGCCTGTTACATTTTAGCCCACACCATATTAATAAGTATATTATAGTGCGTTTCCATAAAGTAACTCACAATCCATTCATAGCTTAGCATACTGCCAGTATGCTCAGCAAAGTTTAATCTTCTCTTGATGAACCAGGGTCATCAAGATGATCCAAAAATTACTGTAGTTCCTTAAAGATGAATGTGTGTAGAGTACTGGGAGGAATTATATTTACCCCACAGTATAATACtttgggatttgctttaaaacaatttcttctgcttggtcttgATTTCTTGCCATTTGCCTCtttcttaaaatagtttattatagGCTATAAATACATGATCTCTTATGTAATTCAAATTGAAGTTTAAGGCAGCGTTTAAACCTGCAGTGTCTGAccatgttttgttgtttttatcaaGATCCATATGTTGTTTTAGtagcatatttataaaatttagagAGTGGACAAGAAATCTCTTATGCCCCCTTTACCTCTAATGCTTGATAAGCGGGCATAAGTTTATCAAAAACATTTAAGgtcccagaaataaaaatatttactatgcaGTATTTTTCCAATTATATCACACAGTTAAAATGTACAATATGACGATTTTCACTGATTTACTATTAAAATAACGCATTTTGGATTACTGCATGTTTCTAAATCCAAATGCAACTGACCATATATATCTCTAAAGAAGGTACCTGATCATAATTCTCGAAGAAATGTGGCTTAAGACATTAAACTCTCATAAAAAAGGCAGCACACAGTttgcaaagagaagaaatattctACTACAATCAAGTGATaatattcaggaaatacagaaaaatacataattaatgaTCCCACACATGTCAATGAATATTAAAGTGTAAAATGGCTACATATTAATTATCAAGCAGAAAATGTTGGAGTACAATGTGTCATGTGGGTAAAAGCAACACACATATGGATATGCCATACCTTTACTTACAGAAGAAATAAGTGGAAACTGCTTTTTAATCAGCAAAAATAATCTTTCGGcagattttaatttcttcaacatATTCAAATCAGAACAGGTGGTGAAAAAAACCTTTCCTGAAATATATTCaacctagaaataaaaaaaacagctttCAATGTAGTCCAGTGTCACtgtaaaaatggtattttttccCTCTTAAGGTAcagcatttaaattaaaaataaaaataaccatttctGAAGTATCTACTATTTGTCAGGCTCTGTACTAGGAACTCTGAATAAGTACTTTCCTCCTCACCCTTATAACAACCCTCTAAGGTAGATCCTATACCACCAAAAGTAGACAAAGGTATAATGTACTAGACAATTAGGTGTCTAGCCCAAGGTGGATATTTATTGAAGACTTACCTGTAGGCTACCAGGAAGCATAAAACATATATTCTGAATAATAGACACACACTGACATACACATTAAAACATAAGATTTATAAGACAATAACTTGAATTAAACCcagaagaaaactaaaagttTTAACATTATAATACATTGACAAGCTGTAAGTACACTAAGTAGAAATGAATATGAAAGCCGACATTACAAAGAGTCTTCGGAAAGAATCCTGTAAGGTTTGGGAAGAAGGATTCTAATAAAAGAACAAGGGGCAGATGCAGAAGTGGGAATGAAAACCTGGCTGAAGTAAACTGTAAGCAACATTTGCTGTATTATGCTGATTGATAGTGGATGGATGAGGTAGTTTAGGCCAGCCTGACAAATGGTTATGAAATTTTGAGTACCACGAATGGTAATGGTCAACCATTATAGACTTTTGATGAAAACTGTGACAGCACTGAATTAGCTGacagaaaaaattactttacaaGAGGCATAAAGGACTGAGTGTAGAATATGATGCTAGAGGGAGAAGGAGGTTACTGAGGCAGAAATGACGAGATACTTGGCTGCAGAAACTGGATAACGAGTAGAAGCAAGACATATGCATCAAACAGAAACAGGTTTTGGAGAAAGGATGGATACGTGGcaacagaaggaaaatgaaaagagcaCTGACTCACAGGAAGCCTAATATGCTGTGACAAAGGGTGCTCAATACCAATGGAATCTTAACTCTTTTAGGGTCAACCCAACCCTTTTAAGTCCAGGATGGATGTGGGCTCTCTTGGAGCTCTCTTTTTAGCAGTGGCCAACAATTGAATAGCATGGTTCTAAATAATCTCCTAGAACTCAGACACCAGGGACTGTGGGGTTTCTTGTGTTAAGGCAGCTACCATCCATGGGTACTTGAACTCCAagggtttttgcttgttttggatCTGACAAGATCTAATTAAACTCTTGGAATGGTAATTTCTGGGGTTGCTACTCCAGGCTGATGAAAGAGAATCTCTCCTGAAGAAGCCCTAGATTGGCACCAATTAAAACTCAAATAGCTTACAGCAATGCAGCTGACCAAAATAGATGGAGGAACAGACAATGACACTATGGGAGGAAGCAGGGAATGAAAAGAACATTTAGGAATCAATATATAAGGGGATAGTGAAGTAACCAAAACCAGAACTTCTGGTTTCTAGAATTTACTTCTTTCTTATTACATAGGTGACATTTCCCCAAAACTAAAGTATATACTTCAAAATGCTTAGAAActtgaaaacaaagttttaaaaagtaaattatcaaAAATTCGTAAGTTAGCTGACGTAAGAATATAGTTGATACTAAAGCCGTCGCAGAACAATTTAACTGACGAAATACTTTGCCAAGATTCTGGGGGAACAGGactaaatattttactgaaaatgtatggttttaaatttcaaattctgtAAACAAGTAAAATGATGCGCAAAGATCTAGACCAGTGACTTTAACCTACGTAGTCAGTGATCTAGATATTATAGTTACTTAATTGTACGAAGATCTTCTTTTCTTATTCAGATATCAAGGGAAGCATTTTATCTGATGAGCTTTctctaacatatatatataaaaaatatatttatattttaaaaatgtatatttacatttaaatatatatatatttccccctGGGGCCAGTGGTTTCCAAAAAGAATATGACTATCAAGTTAATTAAGAGGACCCAAAAAGTTTATTTAGAACATCAGATCATAAGAATAGTATGTTAGTGCAGTAAAATGCCAAATACATTCTCGAAACCCAAAACTGCAACATTATTCTAAGAATTATACATTCTCAAAACCAAAAGCAGCAACATTATTCTATGAATTATCATAAGGCCTACATTTCTTTTAGAAGTAATAAGCATGTTATCAGAAGTAGAGCAGGTCCTTGAATAACACTGTTTTGTTCAACATTGTTTCATCATGATATTGATAAGAAAAAATACCAATTCCCAGCCAGGGCTACTGTCCAGGTGAACCATGTCTGCATGGGTTTTCCCTGAGTACCCCAGTTTCCTCTGACATCTCAGAGTGTGCCTGTTATGTCACTGGTATGTTTACATGGTCCCAGTGCAAGTaaatgtgggtgtgtgtgagtgcgcCGGGGAATGGGATGGCATCCTATGCAGGGCTGGTTCCCACCTTGTCCCCTGAGCTGCCAGGATAGGCCCTGGCCAGCGACAACCATGGAATAACTGAACTGGAATAGATGGATAAATAATTATCCTACTTGTTTTTAtcaatctttcttaaatgtatgtatagcttacatttatttcaatgtttaatattagaagagTTATTTCAGCATTTACTATTAGAAGTGTTCTAAATAACCTCTTTATTTAGAAGTCTGTGAAATTTTTGCGACTAGAAATATACTGTAGgaacttttgtttatttcaattagcctatggtaaaaatgatttaattataCATCTTTTTGCTTGAAGTCAAAGTTTCCAGGAACCTACTGATGACATTAAATGAAGACTTACTGTAgtttaataaattgtaaaatagtAGTAACTGTGAGAATCAAATAATCCTATCTGTGAATGCACTTAAACAGTTCACTCTTTGTGAAGATAGGTATTATATCTTAAAACAGTAGGGAGAATTAATTTTAGTGCTTATGATTTCAAGAACTGCTGAAGCTactaattctctttttctttagtttatttCTTGTAACTATTCATATTTAATTACAACACTCAGGGAGAAATAAGGCATTTGGAATATTTTGTTCTCAAGTTTCTCAcctgaaaatttatttatatatacaatctAGTTTTTTCTATCTAGAATTAAATCATAACCAAGTGTCTAAAAACACCTGGTTTTATGTATAACACTTCCGAAGATGAAATAACAGCCTTTATTAAGTAATAACAGCTCTATTTTCTACTAGATTGTCtaaacattatttttcctttcttttaaaattcatggaTTCAAATTTAACACCAAGATTAAAAGTTTAAATCTAGGGTGaatgtggtagctcacgcctataattccagtgctttgggaggcccaagtgggaggactgcttgagcccaggagtttgagaccagcctggacaacacagtgagaccctgtctgtacaaaaagtaaatgggcatggtggcatgtgcttgtagtccaaGAGGCTACTTGGaagggtaaggtgggaggattgcttgagctggggaaataaggttgcagtgatctgtgatcacgccactgttctttagcctgagtgatagagcctGATCctgtgacaattttttttaaaaagtttaaatctaCGCAAAAACATATCATGATATAGGGAGGTACCAAAGGTCTCCTAATTCTACAGAGGCCAGTTTCAGAACTAATTTGAAAGTGCTAAGTGATGGGTTAATGTGGTGTTTGagtttgttttggtttattttagaaGAAGgaattcaaaaatatgtttcaCTTAATTTGTAAAAAGGACattcagccgggcatggtagctaatgcctgtaatcccagcactttgggaggccaaggtgggcggatcacttgaagtccggagttgaagaccagcctggccaatatgtttagtagaaaccctgtctctactaaagatacaaaaattagctaggcacctgtaatcccagctacttgggaggctgaggcaggagaattgcttgaatctgggaggtggaggttgcagtgagccaagatcacgccactgcactccagcctgggtgacagagtaagactctgtcaaaaaaaaaaaaaaaaaaagaggcattcAATTTAAAGTGAATGCAGAGAATCTTTAAGGCAACCTTATCCAATTATTccattaaatgaaaataactatGAAATAATCTGACTTTCTGCTTAACTCGACCCCACTACCCTCGACTGTGATGacaccattaaaaaaacaaaaatttacatgGCCTATTCAGGACCTGTGTTAATAGTGTTTGATATGTGAGTTTACAAAGACCAATGAATCAACTGACAGGACTTTTCTGGTGAACTGACATTAGAGACATCTCTACAACATtcaattttatcttaaaataactGTTCCTACTATTAGTCTTACAATAAATAGCAGCACTTAATACATTAAACATCATTATAAAGTAAAGCTTAATTTTTCTCAATATATTAATTTCTTCAAAGTAGTCTAAGTGATCCGTGTTTGTAGATAcgtaaattaaatatttaacatcatCCAGGGGCTTATGAAGAAATTTGCCATACAGCCAGAAGGGAGAAAAAACATCAAACTTGAATCTGACCAAGTTCTAGATACAACTTACAGGATTTCAACCTGTAGGAAATACAGAGGATAGAGGAACATGTTAAACTACACCATGCAGACTCagcatactattttttttctcttttttttttttttttttttgagatggagtcttgctctgttgcccaggctggactgcagtggcgtgatcttggctcactgcaacctccgcctccagggttcaagcaattctcctgcctcagcctcttgaatagccgggactacaggtgtgcaccaccacacctggctaactttttgtatatttagtagagacggggtttcaccatgttggccaggctggtcttgaactcctgacctcaggtaatccgcccaccttggcctcccaaagcactgggattacaggcatgagtcactgcaccaggctaGATTCAGCAtactattttgtttacttttgtatatttCTGAAATTCTCCATGATAGAAAGCTAAAGAGAATACACAGGAAATTTTCCACTGCAAGCTGTGTGTTGGAGTTACCTGGGAGGGCAGCATGTTTTCATGTTAAAATGGTATCACCTGGGCTCACCAGCCGCCCtgttaaaagaaaaccttttggGGCTGGCACCCAGAAATACTCATTTTCAACTAGCTTCCCCAGTGATTCTTATGTTCATCAAAATTGGAAAAACACTGATTAAAATGAGGTGATTACTTTCTTAAACAATCATTCTTGAATTAATCTGTTTTGTAAATTTAGATTTTAGAATATTAACTTCCTTGATGTGATCCAAAGTTTCTAACACTCTCTTGTCACTAAAAGAATGTTTTAAGTATTACTATACAACTCATTGTATGGGaactaaaatttattgagcaccaactatTTGctaggcatcatgctacctgtgCTATCTTTGTTTCAGTGATTACATTAATCCTTTAAAGTAGctatcatctctattttacattCAGGACaattgaggctcagaaatttgagtaatttgcccaaagttacaTATCTACTACAGAAATATATAAGATCTGCACACAGGTCTTTTGATTCTAAAGCCCATACATACTCTACCATGGTGTTACAGAAATAAACTACATCCAATGTTCCAGGGCAGATTCCCACGGTAACTTAGCCTAGTGGTAAAGCACACAGGCTTTAAAACTAGAAAGGCTCCAGATACAAGTCccaatcttctctttttttgtaaaatatggaGGTAAAAGTCTATCACATAGGAGTCTTTTGAGGATTAAATCATAACATGCACATAACTTGTCTAACAttttaagtgcttaataaatgttagttgtcaTCACTGTTATTTCAGGATTGCCTTAACTTTGAGAGTTCACTTTGTATCAGAGCAACTGAGGTGGGATTTCAGAGATTATTTGTTCAGATCCCATTTCCGGACCTATCTATCCTTCAAACATACAAGAGCAGAATATGGAAATTCCCAAATCTACTGGCATTTAATTACTCTCACTGTCACAAAGTTTTCCCTATAGGTAATTGAATTTTCTTCCTGGTAATAAAGTTTTCCCAATTTCATTTGTCTTTAGAGAAGATGGAGAACAAGCAgagagtctttcttttttctaataaaCCTACATATTCAACTGGGCCAAGCCATCTCTCTTTCACACCAAGCACTCTAAGTCAGCGTTTGAAAAAACAAACCAGCGCAGCCCTATGTCATGGGCCTGGTTTGAACGTGATTATATACTCATTCTTGATTTCCCAGCTCAGGTTTGAATCCCATCTTTGCGATTTTCTAGTTGCATGATTTCAATAAATTATTGGACTTACCtgtgcttcatttttctcatctgttaaatgtgGAACACCTACCTTATAGGGCTGTTGTGAAAAGTACGCAAATAAATGTAGGGTAAAGATCTAAGAACACATGCCTGACACAtattaaatgttcaataaatgtcagtaGTTACTATATATTGTTGCTTTTTTAGATTAGCTACATTCAATA
This Theropithecus gelada isolate Dixy chromosome 13, Tgel_1.0, whole genome shotgun sequence DNA region includes the following protein-coding sequences:
- the THUMPD2 gene encoding THUMP domain-containing protein 2 isoform X4, producing the protein MSEVRGEPGSGTEAGTRFFCTAGRGLEPFLMREVRARLAATEVEYISGKVFFTTCSDLNMLKKLKSAERLFLLIKKQFPLISSVSKGKLLNEMQRLINEDPGSWLNAISIWKNLLELDAKKEKLSQRDDNQLKRKVGENEIIIAKKLKIEQMQKIEENRDCQLEKQIEEETLEQRDFTTKSENFQEEEFRNDIEKAIDTHNQKDLTFRVSCRCSGTIGKALTAQEVGRVIGIAIMKHFGWKADLRNPKLEIFIHLNDVYSVMGIPVFRVPLASRAYIKTAGLRSTIAWAMASLADIKAGAFVLDPMCGLGTILLEAAKEWPNCHCLQKVLILLFLTFHLGKSLS